CGTTAGagattatgacaaaaatagCTGTTATGGAAGTTGACCATCATTCCATGAGGGAATGCAAATATAGGCCAAAAGAGTATTTTGCCAAGCTTGAAGAGATAAGGATTACATATATTAAAATACACAATTACATTATCGCACCAATTATGATCCTCTCAAATTCATCAACCAACTGAAAGGAGAAGGTTagagccaaaaaaagaaaaaaaagaaaaaaaagaaactacgAGTTTGTTTATAACTTCTCAATGAGAAAACACCATGTCAATACCACTCCGCTACCACTGGTCAAAGAGTCAACATTAAGTTCCATTAGTAATATCAGAATCTTGTCATCTATATGATAGTCTAAAACACCTCGAGAGGAGATTATTTTCCTTCCGGAACTTGTTTTTATAAGAATCCAAGCAGTATAAACTATCAACAAGATGGCACAAGCATTTTGTTATTAAGCACCACATGCTGCCAGTGCTGAATATTCTCATGCCAAAGCAACTACCATAGGGAAGAACGCAATTTGTGTATCAACCAACATCAAGAAAGTCATGACGAAAATGTTCCTTCAAGTCCAAACTCATGCTAAATCCAGCTCCTTGTTTCCAACAAGAGGTTTTAGctcataaaagtaaaaaaaaataaaattaaatggataGAACCTGGCAACTGTGACACATAACATAATGGAACAGCAGCTTTTGTTAGGCAATACAAAACCTTTTCAATGGCAACATCATCTGGGATAACCACATGGCATTTGCATCCATACGCAGGAGCCACCGTGGCAAGGCTAATAGCCGTGCTACCCGCGCTGCCCTCAGTGACCACTCCTCCTCTCGCTAACTTACCAGATCCCAGGGCCTGTTGAATATGAAAGTCAATAAGGAATCCAATGACACAGTCGATCAACAGAGGAAACCAAGTGGCGATTGCAAAAGTCCTTTACCTCCTCGATAATCTTCACGGCAACCCTGTCTTTTACACTCCCACCAGGATTTAAGAATTCGCACTTTCCAAGAATCTGAAGCATAATTTGCAGGCAATTCAATTAACTTTCAAACAGGTAGAAAACCAATCTCCACACTGGACAAATTAAAACGCGCAGCCTCTTCATTTTTCCATTGTTAGAGACGAAAAATATCGACAAAATGACCTTAGAACGGAGTTCGAGCAGGTTATGATCCGATCACTACGAGCACACGGAAACTGATTAGGCATCAGCAGGTTTTACATTAGTTAGAATACAGCTAGAAACCGAGGAATCGCAGCAGCCGGAAGTTCACAAATTCAATTGCGATTGTCATGCCAATGAAAAAGCACTTCGACACGAAAACGATCCACGTCCGAGCAGCCGGTGCACCTAACGACGGCTCGCCGCGGAATTGCACATATGCTTATCATCTCAAGCTACAAAGTAGAGCTCGAAAATTCGATCGATCCCCGGCGAAAGGAGAGAGCGAGAAAGAACGACCGAGCGAAGCAAGAGACGAAGCTAGACACGAGACTTTACTTCGCAGCCGGTGGCGTCGGAGAGGCTGTTGATTGCGGATGAGCGGCGTGTTCCCGATAGCGCCGATCAGTCCGTCCTTGCCGCGCCCGTTCcgccgcttcttcttcttctccggcgGCTCCCTCCTCTGAGAGCGGTGGCTGCAGAGCAGGTACGACAGGACGGCCAaggagacggcggcggcggcgacggcgccCGCGGCCTTCGCAGGCGCCATCGCGGCGGTTCCGAccgccgagccgagccgagccgagccgagatCACCGCTGCAACGATGAGGATTGAACCGACGAGGGGACAAGACGAAGTTCGTAAATTGCGAGCCGAGAGAGAAGGCGGTTTAGGGCGAACTCGCGACGGGGACGGAGTAACGGACGTAACGGCGTAATTTTAATGGGCCTGGGCTTTCTGAAGTGGGCCCATGAGAATTCCGTCGTTGGAGAAGGCAACCGATCCGAGTctaggccaattttttttttttttcttttcggttaAAAAAATCCCCACGAGTAAAAACTATGTTTACCGTCTTCCCTATAATTTCCAAAAGCTTAAATCGCTCTCCACATTTGCAAAAGATGAACCACACGTGAACCAATCCTCAAAAGCGATATTCGAGCGGCGATCAATGATTACATCGCTTGCATAGTTGATATGACTAGAGACTGGGGTCTTGTTTGATTAGCAAAAAAATGAAcagttgaaaaaaattcaatgaaaagtatttttattatcgacaacaatttatatatGAATATTTTCCTAGATGATAAAGatgtttttcatttgttcatttgtgTAAGCAATACAactaatcattttaaaaaaaatgtttttcaaattgtgtattttctaaagaaaaaaaacagaacctAAGAGCTGACTATTGGGCCCCAATGTTGTAGTTTCGAGCCATTGCTCACTCAAACTAACAATTATATGTGTTATGTATTCCTCGCGTCATGGGGATCATCCGCATAGATAACCCAGAGTTGCAAAAGaagtaaataattaatactGATTAGTTGCGTACCAATTTAGATCGTCTTATATCATTATGACTACGaaaagacaattttttattcaaatccaTGAATCATACATGAATTTATCCAATTTGTCATATATTTTGGCTTTTGCGATTGAAAAACCACGAacgatttttcaatttataaaaaaagagagagggaaattttttttatgtataggTTATGAGATACTATACATATAACTGAAGGACTGGATctgattccaaaaaatgattttgggaCATCCGAGCAAGGTTAAATTTTAAGAAAACGGGATTTGAGATGGAGATGACCTTTCGCCCATCTCTAAACATAGGGCGCACTCTTCCACATTGATTTTGTACATTCGAGATGTTACTCCGGAAGCACtcccaacaaaaataaaagcaaacaccgcaaaaacaaaagcaaaccCTCAGGTCGATATGTCCTTAGTTGAAGTCTACTTATTTATACTTGTGGGTTAGATCACAAAGCGCATGCCATGCAATTGGTTTTGAGTTCATATAACAATCTTGAGCTATGGAATCAAATTGATTCTACTTGGGAACCGAATCAGACTGCCTTGAGAGGCCTTAAAAGTCAGTCCGGTCCAATTTCAGGTTCTTGTTGGAATCGGTTAGATTCCTAGTTTCAAGTGAAGAATcactcaaaaatcaaatcgatcAAATTGAATTTGACTTGGTTTCGTAAAGcttgaaaattctaatttttctcttggcatctcttttttttttttttttggtaacccaggGAACCTCGTAAGCTGACAGCCGGCGAACAAACCCTGGAGGAGCGACTGCGGGACCACCACCATAGTATTCCaagtaagaatccctaacgacgtttctgggattcgaacttctccccttcATAAGGGAGAGAGCCCAAGCCAACTGCGCCGTTGAGGGCGGTGGTAACTTggcatctttttctttatctctcatttttcctttattttctcaaacCTCACTCAAACATTTCAtaattctctatttcttttgCTCGCGAACCTTTCTCCTTGCTAGCTCGCAACTCACCCTTGCTCATTGAACCTCACAACCCTCGCTGGCTTTTTGACTTGCCTTTACTCATTCGATCTCGTTTATCTTTTACTCTAAACCTTTTTGTTGTTCATATTTTTATcctataaaaaatgaaactaaaaaaaaaaggaacaaaagaaaaataggtttTCGAGTGGACCCTGAAATCAAACCAACAAACAAGGTAGGTGCTGGgttcaaaaaattggaaaccGATTCTAATATAGTGGGTTTTATCCATTTTGAAACCGATCACTCTTAATGTGtgctatttctatttcagaTCCTAAATAGGATTTTATGCCCATGTGTGGGATATTACAGTGGTTTCCAAATAGATACCTGTGGTACATTAACAAAAatgatttgcaattttttttttgaaaaataattatttgtatgaTTTAGAAATTATCAATAGATGTACAATGCTTTCATTATTGAAAAAACGATATATGCTCAAAATTTTTTGCCGATGATGTCAATAATCTTCATTTATTTGTCGTTTTGCAAACAATAAaagcttaatttttttagcatcaCTTTTCCATTCCaagataaaaactaaaaaaaataaatataaaagaagatCAAAGGGTCCAACAATTATATCGCATCACTCTAATTCATAACTGTTGATTACTTCACCACAATAAGTCGGAgtgatgaaataattaatttactGAAGAATCATATCATTAACCATGTTTTGTGTGTGCAAATATTATACAATTGATTTCATCCATAATTTGACTTTCTCGTATATAAGTTATTGTCTGAGTTAAAATGTAAATTCCCATGTCATCAATTCGCCATGTATGGCATGATGAGATTCCACCTGTACAGAGTCAATTCAAACCGACATTTTACATTGCCTTATTGGCATGCATCCGATAGGAAATTAAACCCGCGAATAACTTTTTTCTGGGAAAGAAATTTATCAGTACCGATCACGTGAAAAACCTTATTACTCAGGTAAAAATTCAATTGCCGACGTGCACACAGTCcttaatttcaataaataaaaccatcaggaTCGGAATCTCAAATTTCATTATCAAGAACCACTCGTGACCGGAACTATAaccataatttaaaaaaaaatcagttgttgctattttgtcctctttttcctttttttttctcctcccgtccttttaaaagatgaaatcCAGATCCGtccaaggtaaaaaaaaaaaaaaaaaaggagcgtTCAGAGTCCCAAACCGTTGAACCTTTGTTGACTATCCCTCCCCAAAAGCCCTTCCCTCCCCCAAAAGAGAGCACAGAAACAGACAACGAAAAGGCAAAGCTCTCAGAGAATATCTGCACACTTCCCCCAAAGGACACTCTGCAACCCTctccccccctcctcctcctcaatcatctccttctccttctccatctccatctccatctccatctccagcTTCCCGTCCGAGACTCCGATCCATCCATGGAGATCCCGGAGAAGCTGCTCCGCTACAGGTTCCACCTCGTCGCCgccctcctcctcgccgccgtcgccgccgccctcgtCTACGCCGCCCCCAGATTCGTCACCGTCCTGGCCTACTTCTGGCCCCTCCTCCTCTCCACCGCCCTCTtcctcgtcgccgtcgtcgtcttCGGCAAGACCTccccccccgccgccgccgaagcCTCCGGGGAGAAGATCCTCGACTACGTCGCCGGCCAGCCGGAGCAGGACGCCCCCCTCGTAAGCTCCCTCGAGAGCTCCCGCGACGAGTAGCTTCGGGACGGAGGAAAACCCCCCCCCTCctctttttcttataaatattatttttggtaatttctgactcttttcttcttccccttttttctttccccttcgaATTTTCTTCCGTTTCTCTTCTTTCCAGTTGTCCCCGAACGTTGCTTGACTGAAATAAATAGCTCATCAGTGAATTTCTCTTTCCGTCCTTAAAATTACGaatgaattattttacttcGCTAAAATTTCAcgtgataaataaaaaaataaagaaaaagggctAAAAACCCTGGAAAAAATAGACAGTTTCCGCCGCGAAATAGTTTCTTCAGAATTATCTTTTACATTCGACAATGCGAATAATCCCGTACTGGAATTTTGCTAATCAGCTGGCAATTAGGGCTGCGATTGGTCGGGCGAAGGTACGATCTGGGCTAAACGTGCGCACGGTGCGTACTGCGCACCCCCCGCCCCGCTTTACACGTCCTCGGGAACTCGGGGCGCATCTCCTCGTGTGAAAAGAATCTGCGGGGTATATTTTGGTCCCGGAGAGGTtttattgtaattttcaatGTACGGATCACGCGTTCTTGTGGAATGTATTATTTTTGCGATTTATCGATATTCACGTGAGATTGTGATATCTCTTCCTCTCGTGGATGGGATGTTGCGACAGGAATTCAATCGCCACCGTTGGCTTGCTAGGTGATTGTTCGATCGTAGGAACTTGatctaaagaaattgaaattgatcgATGGCCCGAAATGATTTCGAAACCCaagttctatttatttttaaaaaataattgatctgaatttttttttttttaaataatcgatTGTATTACTTATAAAAGGGAATGAATGAAAAACTATTATTAGTAATaatctttttttcattgtgttcaaagatttttaaaaatatatattttaaaattaatcatttttcatGTAATAAATAGAGTTTTAATGTTGAGAAATATCTTTCTGTTTTTGGGGGTGTCGACTCACTTTGTCTATCCAAGTAATTATTGCTTGCCGGAAGAATTTTGGTACGAGGGGTGGATTATGAAAagtgtggaaaataaaaaaacaagattgGAACATCGAGATGTGGGCCCCGGTCAATTGGGCCGAGAGAGCCCACCGCGGTAACTCTGACCACGCAAGCCCCTATCTATTGGGCGAGAAAGAAGTCGCAGGGTCGTCATGCTTACGTCACAATCGGCTGGCAAACGTCTCCTCGACGAATTACCTCAATCACTGTCATGGTTGCGTGGGGGCTCGAGACGTTGAAATTATTCGTCTGAAAAGCAttgccaaaatttcaaattgttggCGTTAGTTTTCCTTGTATTTCTCCTGAACTTTCCCAATCGTCGTACGCCTATGCTTTGATGGGACACTTGAAGTGCGGTTTTGGTTGGGGGGGGAGAATAGTGCTTTGATGGTGGAATGATGCGAACTCAAAAGTTATGCAATGAGCATTTCTTTGAATGTTTCGTATGAGACGAATTGATTTTACCCTTAGTAAATAGGACCGAACGGCTTATCGGGGGGGTCTCGTGAGCCTTACATCTCGAGAAGCGAGTCATCTCTTGGTACCTTGAAGAGCCATCGGCCTTTGTCTATCTCTATTAAGACAATAGATTTTTGATGTGATTCGACAACACCACTTGAGCACTACCATATCAAGTTACTAGGTCTAGGCCGAGGCTAATCGTGCTTAGTACAATTCCGTGTCAACTGGCGAGATCGTATTCATGTTTCCTCCTTACCAATAtaacaaatttgatttatttagatGTGAATAGTTAAATTATCGTTTTGTACTTGTCGTTCGCTATTAAGATTTCAAATATATGATATTTCATGATTATGGACAAGTTGTTTAACTTGATTTTATGATGTTTTGTTGATAGATTATCGTGATATGTATGGcgaattttatgaaatattaaatattatatatcaAGTTTGTGTGGATGAGTTGATTTCGTGTTCGGGGTTTATTATGTCTCAGTGGATCTTAGAAGTGTATCGATCTATCAATTCGTTATTGTATTGTGTTGCACTGGTTATGTCAGAGAAAATTGTCTAATCAGTCTTAGACTTATTATAcaaatcaatttagtcataaactttttattttttatcaattccgtcctaaatttttgcattaaaTTCTATTGTAATTATTCTGGCTAATTTTATTGGACAAACATGGATCACCAGTGATGATTTTACTTTCACATTAGCAATTTGTAGCAAAATTTGAGCAGAATGACTACATTTTCCAttaagatttatgattaaataggcaaaataacaaacaaataaattaaGATCAAGTTAAAGTTTAAGATCAAATTATCatccatatgataaatttaagatcaattggctcattttttggttgtgTTGCGTCAACTCACTAATTTTCGAGACGTCTTCCCATTTTGCAAGTCGGCATCATTAACCGATCCTATTGGTTTTGGGCTAATCTGTTCTACGCTTTACGCACTGATGTCTACAGGATATAAACAGGACCCGCGAACACAAATCATGACCCTAATCTCTGTGACTTCTTGCGTGTGATCTAGACAACGACCTGGCATGCTTATTGAGAGAGATTAGTCGGTGGACAAGCGACATCCAATATCCAAAAttctttgtttttaaaaaaaaaaaaaaaaacacgcacgttacaaagaacaaaacaaaagaagtcCTGTTCTTGGTAAATAAATTATGGCTATCCACGTAGGCACTGAAATCTTGTCATCCTAATTCGCTACTGCTGCAAACGCGTATCTTGTCCTATCTACTGATTCGGTCTGTCGATTCCTGGAATCGTGAAAAAAAAAGCCACCGACCAATCGCGTTTTTTCCCGTTTCGATCTAAATTTATCGACCCCAGTCACGTTGTCTTTAGCAAGGAGGGTCGTGTTATATATAATGTATTTCTGCCAGTCCTGGTGGAGCACCTGTGGAGATATCCGTGGATTCGTGGGTTGAAAATGGTCTCGAAACTCGAAAACAGGACATTGCAGGACTGTGGGCTTATGCCTAGTGATGGGATAAGATAATGTAATCCTTGCTTGGACATCGTGCTTTATTCTCGTGGGTCTGCGTGATTGACTGACTGTCCATCTTTGTTTTTGGCTAACGTTCATTTGGGGGGTTAGCTTAGCTCTGTTTGCATCGTGATTTCGGGAATCCATTAACAGAGGCTCATTGTGGTTTTGCAACGATGGAAGTGCtgggatattttttttttcctatgtgTTATCTTCTTTTAGACGTGGGAATCTATGATCTTGTTTGGTTCCATTGAGGAGGAATCCATAAGTGGACTATCGTTTCAAGTAGTTCTATTCCCATAAGATCATATTCCTTTTCTATTGAAAGACAAAGAACTTAAGGTCTTAACAGGAAAATAAAAGTAGCCCTCGAAGATTCACTGATTGAGATgccattcttcttttcttttcttttcttttctccttcaaattttccttttttcttttgttttgtttgcaaATGCGGGAGTCAAAACCCCGCATATGTGATAATAGCATCCCCATCCCCCAATTCCCTTATCAATTGGCTGAGTGCCCACTGGAGGTTGCGCCTTAATTGAAGATTCAAGAtttgcaactttttttcttttctaggttAGAAGATTTGCATCTTGATAAAGTTCTTGATTACCAAGTATTCAATTATCTTATTTAGGGGGAGAATATTTCAATTTACTTATTTGGCATTAACTATTCTCATGTCTTTATTTTATGAAACGTATTTTGGCAAAAACATGAACTTGTTGTTTGTAGTTGACTGAAGAAAGCTGTTACAAATTGGTTAGTATGGCCTTTATGACTAAACGTCTATGAATTTTAGAAATTCACGGCTGCTGTTTTTTGCAAGAACAAGGGTTAGACTAAAATAGGCTAGAatatgatagaaaaaaaaatgtgggcGACCCGTTATATCCTGACTTTTTCTGGTGAATATTACATTACCTTGAAAAGTATAAAATTAGGAATTCAAAATTGTGAGATCGGTGGTGCGGCTACGATGGTCCAACCCTTTTGGCAATGATCACCACCATTGTGGTTGCATGTCTATAGCGATGGTCACATAAGAGGCGGATCAAGATCTAAGATCTAGTTGCACAGAAGACTACCTTCACTATGGGTTGCCTGTTAGCCGGTGCCACCATTGCACAATGTCACTTTTAGCAATAACCACCGTTGCAATGGCTTCGATAATGAGCAATAGTGGTTGACCACCCCCTAGAAAACCAGAATAAGAGAACATGGGGTTTGAGTTGAGAGGTCGAAATCCCAGGTAGGGATAGGCACGGGGGATGCTCTGTAAGACATTGACTTGAACGGGATAGAATTCTGTCCCAAAAATGGACGTGCGAGGCATTATGCGACGCACGGGGCGAGGTCGTATTGGCTGTGCTACTCGACAATTCTATCCGTGtgttctttttagtttttatgtaTTATATAGATTTGTCATAAAAATAGGGGAAAAATCGAACCCTAAGAACGACAGTTTCTCTGTACACAATCTTATAATTTGGGCTTGGAAAGTTTTGAACAAGCTAAAGGCATGATCTTTTCCTAACAAGATATGATTTCGATCTTTACCTTATGTTCAGCATAGGATAACCTCATCTTTAGCACAGATACAATCTTTTGCTCATCTTTAGCACGATAAGCATATCTCTTGAAGTGTTTGCATAAAGAGACTCGCTTTGTAAAATGGAGAGAAACGATGAATATTAAAAGTACCCTTTCACTTTTTTCATCTTTGCATCGATTTATTTTCCTGTTGTCTCTTTGATCCGATCCTCTATCAAACCTGGTATCGGAGCTCTTTTGGTCAGAGCCCTTTTCAAAAAGAGACTCAATTGCTTTTGTATTAGCCTCTCCTATATCCTTTGTTCCCCCGGTTTCTGCTCATGCTACCTATGTTTCCTCCGTTCTCCTAGCTGCAATTACTCCAAATGCAATCTCTACTCCCTCAATTGGTGAGAGAGTCAACGGAATGAATTTTGTGAGTTGAAAAAACACGTCTAATTCCCTTCCTCTTGGCTTCCCAACTTCTTTCCATTATAGAAGGCACTGGACATGCTCCACCACAGCACATCCAAGAGTGGGAGAGCAACTCCAACACAATTCCAACTCATAGTCCAGCATACACAATCTGGCTAATAAGAGACCGTACGGCTTTTGGGTGGACAATGGCCACCTCCACCAAACCAATCGTCACGCAATTATCCAAACAGCGCTCATTAACTTCAGCATGGGcatatctttcttcttcattagtGGCTTAGTGTTCACTCTGGGCTTCATCTCTCTAAATGCAATTGCAAATAATTAATAAAGGCGGAAGATCAGTCACGCAACACATGAAATTTGTGATTAACTCTCAGCCATAGATGATATTATTTCTTAAAATGAATGTCAAACTCATCTATTCCGTGGCCTTGGTAGTGAAAATGACCAacttggaattgaaattttggtgcAAACCCAAGCCAATCCACTTCCCAAGAGGACTTTCATGGTCTTCTCTCATCTCATGAAGGCCGTTTTAAGAAGATAATGATTTCttattattctaaataaaggattacaaaaatatatatgagcAAACCCTCTAAACATAAAATGACTATTCTACAATCACTAACATATTTCCTAACACTTCCTCTCGAGTTGGGATGTAGATATCAAATAATCCCAACTTGTTACATAAAATACCCACTCTACTCCCTCGTAAAGATTTAGTAAGTATTTGCAAATTGATCCTTCATCCTTGCATGTTGAAGAATGATCTACTCTTTCTAAACTTCTTTCTTGTACAAAGTGACAATTGATCCTATCTTCACTCATGGAAGATAGGATCGTTTGCAATATGATAGTTGATTGATTATCACAATATTATACCGATGGGTCTGATGTTGAAATGCCAATTTCTGACAATAGAGGGATCCTAATTTGTTGCTCAAATTGACAAATATCAACTTGCCTCAAGGAAGTAATCATCTTTTTTCGAGAATCTAATAACTCATTCATCCACATCGTACGAGGAACGTGTTGAGTCTGTAGTCATTTCATTGCTAAACTCCTCTAGTATCATTCACCGTGTCTCTTTACGAGATGTGCGCTCTTTTAATGCaatgaattgaaaatgcatGTTGCTTGGTACATTAACACATCTTCCTGCTTCAACTAGAGCAATTCACCTATCACATGTGCCATAACTCCATATTGTACTTCAACACTTCATCGAAAAATCACATGTTGTTTCTTGGTTTTCCAAGCAACTAAATTACCTCGAAGAAACATGCAATTGCTCGAGATAGATCTCCTATCAATAGGATATCCAGCCCAATTTGCATCAAAGAAACTTGTGGTATTTAGATGGCCATAATTCTTTAAAAGTAGTCCTTTACCCGGTGCTCCCTTCAAGTACTTGATAATCCGAAGTACAATATCCCAATGAGTAGTACAAGAAGAACTCATGAACTGAGTCACTGCATCGGCAACAAAAGATATATTGTGTCTTGTGACAGTAAGATAGTTCAACTTACCTATTATCTCTAATACTTCATTGGATTATGtaataatttttcatgttttgcatCAAGTTTCACATTGGGTTCCATAATAGTATCAACCGGTTTTGCTCCAAGAAATCCAACCTCATCAAGAATGTCAAGTACATATTTTTACCGTGATAAATTGGTACTTGCATATGAGTAGGCAACCTCAATACCAAGGAAATTTCATAGACGTCTCAGATCCTTAGTATTAAACTTTGTACGCAGAAATTGATTAAGTCATTGAATACTACTTGAATTGTTACTGATAatgataatatcatccacatataccactAGAAGGATACAACTAACCGATGAGATAGATTTAAAGATTGAATGATCTACTTGACATGGttttattccaaacttgatAACAGCATCACTGAACCTACCAAACCAAGCATGAGGAGATTGCTTGAGTCCCTACAAAGCCTTATGTAAATGACATGCCAAATTCTCCCCTTTAGCAACAAACTTGGTGGTTGCTCCATGGACACTTTCTCAGCCAACTCACCATGTAATAAGGCATTTTTGACATCCAATTGATAAAGAAGCAAGCCAAAGTGCGATGCTAGGGAAATAAAGGCATGAACAAACGAGATTTTGTCCATAGGTGAGAAAATGTCATCATAATTAACACCATACCTATGATTATATCCATTTGCAATCAACCAAGCGTTCAATCGCTCAAGTGTGCCATTATGGTAAACCTTAATAGTGAAAATCCAATGACAACCAACATATTGCTTCTCCGCAGGTAAGGAAGTGAGCTGCCAAGTGTGGTTCTTCATGAGCACcttcatttcatcttccatgGCTTGTCGTCATCCAGGTTGAGCAAGAGCTTTAGTAACACTGCTAGGCACAGAAACATAGGACAAGAATGAGATAAAAGGTAGAATAGATAGGGGATAAACGATCAtatgacacaaattgaaaatagGATGATGAGTAcgaagataataaaaaaaagatcagATTAAGGAGCATAATGATCCATAGGGTGACCAACATAAGAGCGTGTACCTTTTTGAGTAGTAATGGGCAAACCGGGATAAGAAGATGGTGCAAAAACTGATGAGGGAATAGATGAATCATGTGTTGGTGAAGACTATACTATTGTAGTGGGAGTTGCACTACGCCAAAGATAGGTGCAGTCAACACACTAAAATCTTGTAAAATGGTGTTGAAGGAAGTGAGTGGTGGAAGTATTGGTAAGACACACCTGCCACCATTAGGAGTTACAATAGGGATCCTCTGAGCATTATAATGTGGTTGGTCCTTAAAGATTATCACATTAGCCGACATGAACACACGACAACGAATGGGCTATATAACAATTGTAATCCTTATGAGTTCAAGAGTATCCCATAAAGACACATTTCTTGACAGGAGAACCCAACTTATCAAGACCTGAAGTAGACAATGTACCAAACAAATACAACCAAAGACACGTAGAGGTAATGGAAAGGAAGGATGATTTGGATGTAAAATAGAGAATGTGTCAACCCCTAAATAACAGAAGTTGGAAGTCGATTAGTTAAGTAGCAGTT
The window above is part of the Eucalyptus grandis isolate ANBG69807.140 chromosome 6, ASM1654582v1, whole genome shotgun sequence genome. Proteins encoded here:
- the LOC108960255 gene encoding uncharacterized protein LOC108960255, with the translated sequence MEIPEKLLRYRFHLVAALLLAAVAAALVYAAPRFVTVLAYFWPLLLSTALFLVAVVVFGKTSPPAAAEASGEKILDYVAGQPEQDAPLVSSLESSRDE